The DNA segment TAAAAGAAAGTCTATGGTAAAGTTGTTAGTAACTGAAGATAGATATATAAATGCAAAGTTTGTGTCGGAAACCTTAGGAAAGGTTTATCCAGGGCTAAGTTTTGATACGATATACCGTAATCTAAGTACTTATGAAGAACTAGGAATTTTAGAAACTACAGAGATAAAGGGTGAAAAATATTTTAAAATAGGATGTTTAGAAGAAGATCATCACCATCATCACCACATTTGCTTAGGGTGTGGTAAAGCAAAAATTATACATATTCATGTCTGTGATAATCTAAAAATTGATGAATTAAAAGGATATAGGATTGATGGTCACAAATTTGAAGTATATGGACTGTGCCCTAAATGCTTAGAAAAAGAGGAAAATAAATAATGTTTGAGGGTATATTGCCGATTTATAAGCAACGTGGAATAACTAGTCATGATGTTGTTTTCAAAGCAAGAAAAATCCTAAAAATGAAGAAAATAGGACATGCAGGTACGCTAGATCCAGAAGTAGATGGGGTATTACTACTTTTATTAGGCGGAGCAACTAAAGTTAGTGATTACGCTATGGATTTGGGTAAAAGCTATCGTGCGGAAGTATGTTTAGGTATTAAAACAACTACTGAAGATTTGACTGGCGAAGTGTTAGAAGAATGTAACATTGATGATATCGATATAGATAAAATAAAAGATATTTTACAAACCTTGATTGGGGAAATTGAACAAACTCCGCCAATTTACTCAGCTGTAAAGGTGAAAGGAAAAAAACTTTATGAATACGCACGCGCAGGAAAGTTTGATGTAGAAATTCCGTCAAGAAAAGTTAATATCTATGATGTTGAGTTTATTGAGGGTAGTGATTATTATAAAGATAATAAATTTTATTTTTCTATTAATATCTCTTGCGGGAAAGGAACTTATGTCAGAACTATAGCTACTGATATTGGTAAAAAATTGAATTTACCGAGTACAATGAGTAAGCTAACAAGGACTCGTAGTGGGAAAATAGAATTAGATAATTGTTTAACACTTTTAGAAGTAGAACAATTACTTGAAAAAAATAAGCTAGAAGAAAAGTTATTAAAAAAAGAATATGCCTTAGAGGAATATCAGTTTGTAGAAATTCCTAAATTTAGGGCGCAACAAGTTATGAATGGACTTAGATTTAGAAAAAATCAATTCCCAGACTATGATTTTACAGATGGAATAGTATTCACATATGAAAACGAGGCAATAGCTATTTATTATCTGAAAAATCCAGATGATGAATTATTACATGTGAAAACTACATTTCCAAAAATAATAGAGTAGGTAAATAAGAAATGAAAATTTTTAATATTTCTGATTACAATATAATAGAAAAAAGTAATAAAAAGAGGATAGCTGCATTGGGTTTTTTTGATGGGGTTCATAAAGCTCATCAAAAGATAATTTCTGAAATGGTATCAGAAGCCAGGGAAGGATATGTACCAACAGTAATTACACTAGATAAAAGTCCAAAAGAGTATTTTGCAAAATCTAAAGAAGAATCTTTAACTCCATTAAAAAAGAAATCGAAAATTTTTGAAGAACTTGGTGTAGAGGAAGTTTATTATTTGGAGTTTAATGAACAATTACAAAATTTAGAAGCAATAGAATTTATTGATAAAATTTTAAAAAAATTAAAGGTTGAAAAGGTCTTTTTCGGGTATGATTATAAATATGGTGTAAAAGGTTCGGGCACACCAGAAATGATTCTAGATTCTGGAATAAAGGTTAGTATTCACGAAAAGGAAGAGATAGAGCATCATAAGATATCAACAACAACTTTAAAAAGCTTTGTTATAAATAATGATTTTGTTTCATATATTAAATTTTCAGGTAGAGCATATTCTATTGTTGGTACAGTAATAAAAGGTAAACAATTAGGTAGAACAATTAATTTTCCAACAGCTAATCTAGATTTAACAGAAAATTATTTATTACCAAAAACGAACGGAGTTTATCTTACTAAAACTATGGTTGGTAAAAAAATATATAAATCATTAACAAATATAGGATATAATCCAACTGTATCAGGCATTAAAGATAAAAAATCTATAGAGACTCATATTTTAGATTTTGATGAAGATATTTATGGAGAAAAAATAGAAGTATATTTTTATGAGTTTCTCCGACCTGAAAAAAAATTTGATAGTTTTAATCATTTAAAAGAACAACTGCAAATAGATAAGGATGTTTGTGAAAAAAAGATATTTTAAAATTTTTCCACTTGAAATTAATAAAAAAATAGTGTACAATAACTAAAGTTCCTTATTCGTGGTCTAGAAACACTCCAGATTCTATACTAGGATTAAGGGGAAAATAAAATTATATGGAGGAAATTGCAATGGCAGCAATTAGTCAAGAAAGAAAACAAGAAATTATCGCTAAATATCGTACTCATGAATCAGATACTGGTTCTCCAGAAGTACAAATCGCAGTATTAACTGCAGAAATTGATGCTTTAACTGAGCACTTAAACACTCATAAAAAAGATCACGCAGGTCGTCGTGGATTACTTAAAAAAGTTTTCCGTCGTCGTCACTTACTAGACTATTTAATTAAAAAAGATATCCAAAGATACCGTGAATTAATTAAATCTCTAGGATTAAGAAGATAATTTTTTAAATACTTATAGGAAAGCCGTTTGAGACACTTCGGCTTTCCTTTTTTTATCGATTGTAACGGAATTGTAACGACTTTTATTACATCTCCATATATTTAGCAAAATCATTACCTAAATTATCTTTTTGTAATTGTGTAACGTGAGTATATATATTCATAGTAGTTTGAATATCTGAATGACCTAACCTATGTTGTACAGCTTTAATACTCATATTACCACTTTCAAATAGCAAAGAAGCGTGAGTATGACGAAAACCATGTATTTTTATTAATTTAAAATTATGTTGATTACATATCTTTTTTAATGTATAGTTAGGGAAAAATATCCATTTAAAACCATTCTGACTATTACAAAATACAAGTTGTTTAGTTTTTGGAATAATGCCAAGTTTTAAAAATTCTTCTCGTTGTTTTAATTTCCATAATCTTAACAACCGTGCAGTTTCTGTATCTATAGAAACATTCCTAATACTACTTTTACTTTTTGGTGTTTGGATAACAACAGCAGTTTTTGTACTTGCTAAAGTTTTATTTATATCAATAGTGTTTTCTGAAAAATTAATATCATTCCACGTTAACGCCAGTATTTCACCTTTTCTTGCTCCAGTAAATGCAAGTAGTCTAAATAGAACTTTCCATTCAGTATTATTGTAGCTGTCTACTATTTCAAGGAATTGTTTTAATTCATTTTTAGTATAGTATAAAGTATCTTCACTTTTAGTTTTTTCGTTTCTTTTGGGAATAGTTGCATTATCCATAGGATTGAACTGGATAATTTGCATTTTAACAGCATATTTTAAGATTAAACTTGTATAACTTTTCAACTTTTTTACATGACTATAAGAAAAGTCTTTATTTTTGTTTAAATATTTTTGACAAAAAAGAGTAGTTATCTTTTTTACTTTTACATTCCCAAAATACTCTAATATATGCTGTAATACGTTTTGTGTAACATACAGTGAACTAGGTTTGACGGTATCCTTATAACTTTGAAACCATAATTCATATAACTCATAAAAGCTGATATCATTACTGTTAATGTAATTCTTATTATCATATTCTGTTCGTAAGTTTGCTATGTATATTTCAGTTTCACGTTTTGTTTTAAAGCCTGACTTTGATTTTCTTATTTCTTTACCGGTTAGTGGATCTATACCAATGTAAATATTTCGAAATTTATAAAATTTCTTTCCGTTTTTTTCATATTGTTTAATCATTTTTCATCATTTCCTTTCTATCTAGCACATATCAAAGAAATTAATGATTGAATTGATATTATGTATATGATATAATATACACATCTTAAGTAGTTTTGAGAGATCTATTAATATATGACGATATATTAATTCTCGAAACGGACTTACTGTTATTAAAAAACTCTCTAACTCTTGGCGGGGTGCAGGGAGTTTTTTTGTATTGCAATCTGCAATACAGCTATTTTAAATTTAATTTTTCTTTAGATTCCACATGAATATATGCTTTTTCTTTTTCGTCCCATAAATACATACTGTTTGTTGGAGTTGAAACATCAAATCTTTCTTTTTGAGATACATTTATTTCAAAAGCTCTGTAGTTGATAGATTCGTTTGTTCCTGCAGATATTATTGCTTTTTGCGTACTTTCGTTGTATATTATTAGAAATTTTTGATGATAAGCATCTCTTTTTTCTTCCCATGCTTTGATGAAATTATTAATCTTCTCATCTGTCAATCCAGACCATTCTTGAGAATTTAATTTGATTATTCCAAAACTTATGTATTTTATATTTGGATCTTTTCTATTTTCATATTTAATATTCTCAACAGTTAATTTCTCTTTTTGCTCTTCTTTTTGTTCTTTTTTTGTCTCTTCTTTATTCTCTGTTTTTGATGAACACCCCGTCAATGTTATTGATCCTGTTAATATTAAACTTAATAATAACCTACTTTTTTTCATTGTATTTCTCCTTTGTATATTTTGGCGGTTTTAAACCATAATGGATAGCTAGTTAACTTTAGCTATCTAAATACTTAATTCTTTCTTCGCATATTCTATAATCAATCTTAAATGATTCTGATATGTGAGTAATATTGTTTATTTCTTTAATTTCTTCATCTGACACAATAAAATAGCTTGCAAATAGGTCAGCTTCTATCTCTTGCCTTGATAATGGTACTCTTGAAATACGTCTAAGAAAATGCAAGTTTGAACCTCTGTGCAAAATAAAGTGTCCTAGTTCGTGAGCCATAGTATATCGTTTGTCCTCGTCAGATAAGTTATTATTAATGTGTATGTAGTGATATGTTTTGTTACTAATTTCTAACGTATGATATAGCCCTTTATTTGTTCCTAAATCGTTAAATAGTATTGTTACTCCTAATTGTCTAGCGATATTGAATGGATTAGTTGTTCCAAATTCCTCAACTAAGGAATAGTAGACATCTTTAATTGTCATTTTCAGTTTTGTGACGTGCCATAGCAATTCTTGCTGCTTGCTCGATTGAAGCACGCACTAATTCTTTTGTTACTTCATCCATTGGTTCCCCGCTATACATTAAGGCTTGATTACTATTTAAATTGTCCATTAAATCGTTAACCATATTTGCTATATCAATTTCTTTTTGGTTTGCTTTATCTTCTACTAAATCAGATTTATTTATCCCAAAATAATTAGCCATCATTTCTATTTTATCTATTCTAGGATAAGATTTTCCGTTTACCCAATCACTTATTGTTGAATAACTTATTCCTAAACTTTCAGATAGTTGGGTTCTTGAAACTTTATTAATTCTTAAATATCTTTTCAAATTATTGCTCATTGTTTTTTTGTTACCTAAATTACTCATGTTATCACCTCTTTTATGCTTTTATTATACGATATTATCGTAAAAAATTCAATCTTTTTTTAAAAAAATACGAAAAAACCGAAAAAAATACTTGACTTTACGATTTAACCGTAATATAATAAATTCAGGAGGTGAGGAAATGATACCTAATAAAACAAGGTTACCTTTGGCAGAATGGAGAAAAAGAAAATTGAAATTATCTCAACTAGAAGCCTCTAAACTAATAGGTGTAAGCAAAGACACTCTTAGTAATTATGAGCGCGGAACAAGTTTTCCAGATGTACCCATAATAAAAAAAATTGAAAAAGTATACGGTATAAAATATGACCAAATTATTTTTTTAACTTACGTTAACGATTAAATCGCAATTATTTTTTTTAATCATTAGTTACGGTTTAACCGTAATCTTAATAAAAAAAAGAAAGGAGAAAATTAATGGTTGAAAAAGAAAAAGTTATAAATAATAAAACATTAAAATCTGAAACAGTAGTGACAGATGGGAAAAATTATTCGAGTATAAAAATTACCCCCAACTCTATTGAATTGAGGGTGGGGAAGATTAAAAGTTAATATAAACTTTATCTTCTTTTTGAATTAATTCTTTATTTGATTTAAGTATGATCCTATCTTTATGCTGCTCAAAATATAATATTACTTCTTTAGGCAAAAGTTGAAGTTGAGCAATCACATCTTTACTTTGTTCGATAATAATTCTTGTAATTTCACCGTCACCAACGAAAGATGTATCAATATTGATTTTACCCTCAGTCAAAACTAAAGAATAATTTAAACTAATATCATTCATTATAATTCACCTCCTTTGAGGTAATTATATCACAAAAAGAAAGGAGTGATTAATATGTTCTCTAGTGATTTTATTGACAAACTTATCGACACAATCGCGGAGAAAGTTTATCAGATTTTAAAAGAAAAGTTAGTTCTTGATAGAAGGTTTAACCAAAAAGAACTCTGCAGAGAGTTAAATATAGGTCAAGATACCTTAGCTGAACTTAATATTCGAGGACTTAGACCTACTAAAGTAGGTAGACAATACATTTACCTAGAAAGCGAAGTTAATAAGTTTTTAAAAGAAAATACAATTTAAATTTAAGAGATCTAGCACATATCAAAGAAGTTAATGAAAGGGGTAAAAGAATAGAGATGAGCGTTCAATTTAAATGTATATATGTGGTGCTTATGTTAATAAATTTATGTTTAATTATTTACGCCCAGAAAACGAAAAATAGAACTTTAGAGATAGTCACCTGGGCGATAGTATTACATGTTCCGTTTATTTATTTCATATTGAGCTATTAATAGTGAAA comes from the Gemella morbillorum genome and includes:
- a CDS encoding Fur family transcriptional regulator, with the translated sequence MTTTEEKVDRIMKLLKEKGYKYTDKRKSMVKLLVTEDRYINAKFVSETLGKVYPGLSFDTIYRNLSTYEELGILETTEIKGEKYFKIGCLEEDHHHHHHICLGCGKAKIIHIHVCDNLKIDELKGYRIDGHKFEVYGLCPKCLEKEENK
- the truB gene encoding tRNA pseudouridine(55) synthase TruB; protein product: MFEGILPIYKQRGITSHDVVFKARKILKMKKIGHAGTLDPEVDGVLLLLLGGATKVSDYAMDLGKSYRAEVCLGIKTTTEDLTGEVLEECNIDDIDIDKIKDILQTLIGEIEQTPPIYSAVKVKGKKLYEYARAGKFDVEIPSRKVNIYDVEFIEGSDYYKDNKFYFSINISCGKGTYVRTIATDIGKKLNLPSTMSKLTRTRSGKIELDNCLTLLEVEQLLEKNKLEEKLLKKEYALEEYQFVEIPKFRAQQVMNGLRFRKNQFPDYDFTDGIVFTYENEAIAIYYLKNPDDELLHVKTTFPKIIE
- the ribF gene encoding riboflavin biosynthesis protein RibF; the encoded protein is MKIFNISDYNIIEKSNKKRIAALGFFDGVHKAHQKIISEMVSEAREGYVPTVITLDKSPKEYFAKSKEESLTPLKKKSKIFEELGVEEVYYLEFNEQLQNLEAIEFIDKILKKLKVEKVFFGYDYKYGVKGSGTPEMILDSGIKVSIHEKEEIEHHKISTTTLKSFVINNDFVSYIKFSGRAYSIVGTVIKGKQLGRTINFPTANLDLTENYLLPKTNGVYLTKTMVGKKIYKSLTNIGYNPTVSGIKDKKSIETHILDFDEDIYGEKIEVYFYEFLRPEKKFDSFNHLKEQLQIDKDVCEKKIF
- the rpsO gene encoding 30S ribosomal protein S15 — its product is MAAISQERKQEIIAKYRTHESDTGSPEVQIAVLTAEIDALTEHLNTHKKDHAGRRGLLKKVFRRRHLLDYLIKKDIQRYRELIKSLGLRR
- a CDS encoding site-specific integrase produces the protein MIKQYEKNGKKFYKFRNIYIGIDPLTGKEIRKSKSGFKTKRETEIYIANLRTEYDNKNYINSNDISFYELYELWFQSYKDTVKPSSLYVTQNVLQHILEYFGNVKVKKITTLFCQKYLNKNKDFSYSHVKKLKSYTSLILKYAVKMQIIQFNPMDNATIPKRNEKTKSEDTLYYTKNELKQFLEIVDSYNNTEWKVLFRLLAFTGARKGEILALTWNDINFSENTIDINKTLASTKTAVVIQTPKSKSSIRNVSIDTETARLLRLWKLKQREEFLKLGIIPKTKQLVFCNSQNGFKWIFFPNYTLKKICNQHNFKLIKIHGFRHTHASLLFESGNMSIKAVQHRLGHSDIQTTMNIYTHVTQLQKDNLGNDFAKYMEM
- a CDS encoding ImmA/IrrE family metallo-endopeptidase; its protein translation is MTIKDVYYSLVEEFGTTNPFNIARQLGVTILFNDLGTNKGLYHTLEISNKTYHYIHINNNLSDEDKRYTMAHELGHFILHRGSNLHFLRRISRVPLSRQEIEADLFASYFIVSDEEIKEINNITHISESFKIDYRICEERIKYLDS
- a CDS encoding helix-turn-helix domain-containing protein encodes the protein MSNLGNKKTMSNNLKRYLRINKVSRTQLSESLGISYSTISDWVNGKSYPRIDKIEMMANYFGINKSDLVEDKANQKEIDIANMVNDLMDNLNSNQALMYSGEPMDEVTKELVRASIEQAARIAMARHKTENDN
- a CDS encoding helix-turn-helix domain-containing protein; the encoded protein is MIPNKTRLPLAEWRKRKLKLSQLEASKLIGVSKDTLSNYERGTSFPDVPIIKKIEKVYGIKYDQIIFLTYVND